One Gemmatimonadota bacterium DNA window includes the following coding sequences:
- a CDS encoding DUF1998 domain-containing protein translates to MRLAVNLTYARSVSHDRQYFAQPERLLGGRVEAPRFNLRNELMVAKHVRAAVLTRLHQLARSSATLSQQEREELVAALAVALPPQVKTYLFDDQGRVRTQLYDLTPFDRIVTRHQARLMEYVEESFTDAWPPTDAEVVGHKHLQAIMLDAGPRLERVIKTLRRRLQWAQSQMGRLDQERQSRGTLEPDEDSLYKRCERLVRRLKGTETGRWTDTEGFDESTTFGVLATEGYLPGYGLDTGAIRGTMMLPPGLGGQGDFDLPRPAAVALREYVPGNLIYANGQRFAVRRYHFGAVDGHSVPLLFQYDRDHGAVREAGVATREAVVTLGAAGVQAVPISDADLPQRAPISDEEEYRFQLQVTIEGYELDRHGPGRMYEWGSVMLSYRRGLHLRLVNLGPAARVAEGEYGYPVSLISGNCRSPFASQRERDDFANIEEQRYGRRPDAIGFFADTAADALALPGCSSREEAFSVMEALRLGMTNVLEMSREDLQVLVIGRMGEDQVDAILYDPMPGGSGLLDQALERWPEIVAAARAVVDHCAGGCQKSCADCLQSFRNMAYHRHLNRQVASAYFGVHGPHLRSAHEIPARLPAAQPHGQQAPTNAAEALLRRLLQSANFPEGQWQHQIALGVPLGTTTPDVFSG, encoded by the coding sequence ATGCGCCTCGCGGTCAATCTGACCTACGCCCGGTCGGTGTCTCACGACCGGCAGTACTTCGCCCAACCGGAGCGGCTATTGGGGGGGCGAGTAGAAGCGCCCCGATTCAACCTTCGTAACGAACTCATGGTCGCGAAGCATGTGCGAGCGGCCGTGTTGACCCGCCTCCATCAGCTTGCGCGCTCGAGTGCCACTCTGTCGCAGCAGGAGCGCGAGGAGCTGGTAGCGGCGCTGGCGGTTGCGCTGCCTCCGCAAGTGAAGACCTATCTGTTTGACGATCAGGGGCGGGTTCGCACCCAGCTGTACGATCTGACCCCTTTCGACCGTATCGTCACCAGGCACCAGGCTCGATTGATGGAGTACGTGGAGGAATCGTTCACGGACGCCTGGCCACCGACCGATGCCGAAGTGGTTGGCCACAAGCACTTACAGGCGATTATGCTGGATGCTGGACCCCGGCTCGAGCGAGTGATCAAGACCCTTCGACGCCGGCTTCAGTGGGCCCAAAGTCAGATGGGCCGGCTTGACCAGGAGAGGCAAAGTCGAGGCACCCTGGAACCAGATGAGGACTCGCTCTATAAGCGGTGCGAACGACTCGTGCGGCGACTCAAGGGCACGGAAACTGGCAGGTGGACCGATACCGAGGGATTCGACGAGTCAACAACCTTCGGGGTCTTGGCCACGGAAGGCTACTTGCCCGGATACGGTCTCGATACAGGCGCGATCCGGGGAACCATGATGCTGCCACCGGGCCTAGGAGGACAGGGCGATTTCGACCTCCCGCGCCCTGCGGCGGTCGCCCTGCGCGAGTATGTCCCTGGGAATCTGATCTATGCCAACGGACAGCGGTTTGCAGTTCGCCGCTATCACTTTGGTGCGGTCGACGGTCATTCGGTGCCGCTCCTGTTTCAATACGACCGGGATCATGGCGCGGTTAGGGAGGCCGGGGTCGCTACGCGCGAGGCTGTCGTCACGCTTGGGGCTGCCGGAGTCCAGGCCGTACCCATCAGTGATGCAGACCTGCCGCAGCGCGCGCCGATTTCTGACGAGGAGGAGTATCGTTTCCAGCTGCAGGTGACGATCGAAGGCTACGAGCTCGATCGGCATGGTCCCGGGCGGATGTATGAGTGGGGGTCGGTGATGCTCAGTTATCGCCGGGGCCTCCACCTCCGTCTCGTCAATCTTGGGCCTGCGGCTCGCGTCGCCGAAGGGGAGTATGGGTACCCAGTGAGCCTGATCTCGGGGAACTGTCGGTCCCCCTTCGCGAGCCAGCGAGAGCGCGACGACTTTGCAAACATCGAAGAGCAGCGCTACGGCCGCCGCCCAGATGCGATCGGCTTCTTCGCCGACACGGCTGCGGATGCACTTGCCTTGCCAGGATGCTCGAGTCGTGAGGAAGCATTCTCTGTGATGGAAGCCTTGCGCCTCGGCATGACCAACGTGCTGGAGATGTCGCGGGAGGATCTTCAGGTCCTGGTTATTGGAAGAATGGGAGAGGATCAGGTCGATGCGATTCTCTACGACCCAATGCCGGGCGGTTCAGGGCTGCTCGATCAGGCCTTGGAGCGGTGGCCGGAGATAGTCGCCGCCGCGAGAGCTGTCGTCGACCATTGCGCTGGGGGCTGTCAGAAGTCCTGCGCGGATTGCCTCCAGTCCTTCCGCAACATGGCCTATCATCGCCACCTCAACCGCCAGGTGGCGTCCGCGTACTTTGGCGTTCATGGCCCGCACTTGCGGTCAGCCCACGAAATCCCCGCCCGACTGCCCGCCGCGCAGCCGCACGGGCAGCAGGCTCCTACGAACGCGGCCGAGGCTCTCCTACGGCGACTCCTGCAGAGCGCCAACTTTCCTGAGGGTCAGTGGCAGCATCAGATCGCACTTGGTGTGCCACTCGGCACCACTACGCCGGACGTCTTTTCCGGGTGA
- a CDS encoding phospholipase D family protein, with amino-acid sequence MLDPQTRVVLLEALQPPEGYALDEGIGTTYSLDLVTLLSTPLAFTQYEWEDAKGAMTSNPVLLLEALRRHVDRLTVFCQVGRIAVPVRPNPLFGYLEECVVETAAPDPTDVFHPKIWLLRFLNPETRAVWYRFLCLTRNLTDDPSWDLSAMLEGPLMDRKVAYASNHPLADFIAALPDLAHRGATVGVKARAERMAAEARKVDFKSHLPQPFEDYAFHPMGIKGLRTQPFAARNGRTLVVSPFVTADVLEDLVAGTKGSVLVSREEELDRLPAAALKGWERVYVLASDVEGEQEPQADGDAPMTERPRGLHAKLYLREEGWNCSLLVGSANATGAALRRNVEFLLQLTAKKSKAGIDAVLTPEDGQASLVSLLQQYEPPEAPVDDRVERLLDDLVNAARAAMAAAGWTYVATQGPGTAWELRLERVPGANLAIPEGVEVRVWPVTLRAESSVQRVPRDAPQIRFVDVGAGELTTFLGCEVSAEREGRKQLTRFALVLPLVGGPAGRREAILRQVLDDPQKVLRFLQFLLGEGVDDPMGGDGSPVEGTGVIGRGQQEEFVVLEALLRALAHDPNRLDEVHRLLQDLGDGDEGRRRIPHGLLEVWPAIWAARQGIRA; translated from the coding sequence GTGCTTGACCCCCAGACGCGGGTGGTCCTGCTCGAGGCGCTGCAGCCCCCCGAGGGGTACGCGCTGGATGAGGGCATCGGAACGACCTACTCGCTCGACCTGGTGACGCTGCTCTCCACGCCGCTGGCCTTCACCCAGTACGAATGGGAGGATGCCAAGGGCGCGATGACCTCGAACCCCGTGCTGCTGCTGGAGGCGCTCCGCCGGCACGTGGACCGGCTCACGGTCTTCTGCCAGGTCGGGCGGATCGCCGTGCCCGTGCGGCCGAACCCGCTGTTCGGCTACCTGGAGGAGTGCGTCGTCGAGACCGCGGCGCCGGACCCGACGGATGTCTTTCATCCCAAGATCTGGTTGCTGCGCTTCCTCAATCCCGAGACGCGGGCGGTGTGGTACCGCTTCCTCTGCCTCACCCGCAACCTCACCGACGATCCCTCGTGGGACCTCTCCGCCATGCTCGAGGGCCCGCTGATGGACCGGAAGGTGGCCTACGCCTCCAACCACCCCCTCGCCGATTTCATCGCGGCGCTGCCCGACCTGGCCCATCGGGGTGCGACAGTCGGCGTGAAGGCGCGTGCCGAACGGATGGCCGCGGAGGCACGGAAGGTGGACTTCAAGAGCCACCTGCCGCAGCCGTTCGAGGACTATGCCTTTCATCCCATGGGGATCAAGGGCCTGCGGACCCAGCCATTTGCAGCAAGGAACGGACGGACGCTGGTCGTCTCCCCGTTCGTCACCGCGGACGTACTCGAGGATCTTGTCGCAGGGACGAAGGGGAGTGTCCTGGTCTCGCGGGAGGAGGAGCTGGACCGGCTTCCGGCCGCGGCGCTCAAGGGGTGGGAACGGGTGTACGTGCTGGCGAGCGACGTCGAGGGGGAGCAGGAACCGCAGGCTGACGGTGACGCCCCCATGACCGAGCGCCCCCGCGGCCTGCACGCCAAGCTCTACCTCCGTGAGGAGGGCTGGAACTGCTCCCTCCTGGTCGGCTCGGCCAACGCCACCGGCGCCGCCCTCCGCCGCAACGTCGAGTTCCTGCTCCAGCTGACCGCGAAGAAGAGCAAGGCGGGTATCGACGCGGTGCTGACGCCGGAGGATGGACAGGCGAGCCTGGTGAGCCTGCTCCAGCAGTACGAGCCACCGGAGGCCCCGGTGGACGACCGAGTAGAGCGCCTGCTCGACGACCTGGTCAACGCCGCGCGGGCAGCGATGGCCGCGGCGGGGTGGACGTACGTTGCCACGCAGGGGCCCGGGACAGCGTGGGAGCTGCGGCTCGAGAGGGTCCCTGGGGCGAACCTGGCAATCCCCGAAGGGGTAGAGGTACGGGTCTGGCCAGTGACCCTCAGGGCGGAGAGCAGCGTGCAGCGCGTGCCAAGAGACGCTCCGCAGATCCGGTTTGTGGATGTGGGCGCCGGGGAGCTTACCACCTTCCTTGGGTGTGAGGTCAGCGCCGAGCGAGAGGGGCGCAAACAGCTGACCCGGTTCGCGCTCGTGCTCCCGCTGGTGGGTGGCCCCGCGGGGCGGCGCGAGGCGATCCTGCGCCAGGTCCTCGATGATCCGCAGAAGGTGTTGCGGTTCCTCCAGTTCCTGCTTGGGGAGGGGGTGGACGACCCGATGGGGGGCGACGGGAGTCCCGTCGAAGGCACCGGCGTCATCGGCCGTGGGCAGCAGGAGGAGTTCGTGGTCCTCGAGGCGCTGCTTCGGGCCCTGGCACACGACCCCAATCGGCTGGACGAGGTGCACCGCCTGCTCCAGGACCTGGGCGATGGAGACGAAGGGCGGCGCCGGATCCCCCATGGCCTCCTCGAGGTGTGGCCAGCCATCTGGGCCGCGCGCCAGGGGATCCGGGCATGA